In the genome of Flexistipes sinusarabici DSM 4947, one region contains:
- a CDS encoding aspartate:alanine exchanger family transporter: protein MHLEIIFQLFLIITLGYIVGSIKIKGFSLDISAILIVALVAGHFGVRLPEEFKYFGLAIFIYSVGLQSGPGFFETIRNKGLKLNIIAACLVGTIFLEIMVVSKMLGFTKDVQAGLFTGVMTNAPALAASLEASSSPSISVVFGLVYPFCIVLTILYPKIIPGLLKVDLSEEKRRYEESVRQRYPSIATKNFRITNENFKNQHITKSEVQEMTNTIIERIESEYPIEDTEMDHTMHFGDIVRVTGTKDQMDKVKVILGEEVSDRVTFHDNLKVLRLLVTTKKVVGKKISELKELTAVGASISRVRRAGIDINPTPNLTLMLGDKLYITVPEKFEKRVTNFIGNNLLNFPAGDFLPISMGILIGMSIGFIPLNIPGFGYFKLSFVGGILLTALVLGRVGRTGKLVWQLSPHSTSLMKTLGQLIFMATIGTNAGAYLLQSINTLGFTSIYVALGILLITYSAFTFVMFKMLKYNVLDILGVFSGSMTSTPALSMATEVCDSGRPSVAYAAVYPFALIITIFLAQAIL, encoded by the coding sequence ATGCATTTAGAGATAATATTTCAACTGTTTTTGATTATTACACTGGGCTACATTGTTGGCAGCATAAAAATCAAAGGTTTTTCTCTTGATATTTCAGCAATACTTATTGTGGCGCTTGTTGCAGGCCATTTCGGAGTTCGCCTTCCGGAAGAATTTAAATATTTTGGCCTTGCTATTTTTATTTACTCCGTAGGTCTACAGTCCGGCCCCGGCTTTTTCGAAACTATCAGAAACAAGGGATTAAAACTTAACATTATAGCTGCATGTCTTGTCGGAACAATTTTCCTGGAAATTATGGTTGTTTCCAAAATGCTGGGGTTTACAAAGGATGTTCAGGCCGGCCTTTTTACCGGCGTTATGACAAATGCTCCGGCACTTGCTGCCAGTCTGGAGGCAAGCAGCTCTCCTTCAATATCTGTTGTTTTCGGTCTTGTGTATCCTTTTTGTATCGTACTGACAATACTTTATCCTAAAATTATTCCCGGTCTTCTGAAGGTGGACTTGAGCGAGGAAAAAAGGAGATATGAAGAAAGTGTCAGGCAGCGTTATCCGTCTATTGCGACAAAAAACTTCAGAATAACCAATGAGAATTTCAAAAACCAGCATATAACAAAATCCGAAGTTCAGGAGATGACCAACACAATTATCGAAAGAATCGAATCAGAATATCCGATTGAAGATACGGAAATGGATCACACAATGCATTTCGGAGATATTGTGAGAGTTACCGGTACAAAAGACCAAATGGACAAGGTTAAAGTAATTCTCGGGGAAGAAGTGAGTGACAGAGTCACTTTTCATGACAACCTTAAGGTTCTTAGACTGCTTGTTACAACAAAAAAAGTAGTCGGCAAAAAAATATCTGAACTTAAAGAGCTTACAGCTGTAGGAGCAAGCATTTCAAGGGTAAGGAGAGCCGGTATTGACATTAACCCGACACCGAATCTCACACTTATGTTGGGAGATAAGTTGTACATTACTGTTCCTGAAAAGTTTGAGAAGAGGGTAACAAATTTTATCGGCAACAACCTTCTTAATTTTCCGGCGGGTGATTTTCTGCCTATTTCCATGGGGATTTTAATTGGTATGAGTATCGGTTTTATTCCGTTGAATATTCCGGGATTCGGATATTTTAAGTTAAGTTTTGTCGGAGGTATTTTGCTTACGGCTTTGGTTCTGGGTAGAGTAGGGCGTACAGGAAAACTTGTCTGGCAGCTTTCACCTCATTCTACAAGTCTGATGAAAACATTGGGACAGCTGATTTTTATGGCCACTATAGGTACAAATGCCGGTGCTTATCTTCTGCAATCGATTAATACGCTGGGTTTTACATCAATTTATGTTGCATTGGGAATATTATTGATTACGTATAGTGCTTTTACTTTTGTCATGTTTAAAATGTTAAAATACAATGTACTGGATATCCTTGGCGTCTTTTCCGGCAGTATGACTTCAACGCCGGCACTTTCCATGGCAACAGAAGTATGTGATTCGGGCAGACCTTCCGTTGCTTATGCTGCAGTTTATCCTTTTGCTCTCATAATTACAATTTTTCTTGCACAGGCGATACTGTGA